In Aptenodytes patagonicus chromosome 12, bAptPat1.pri.cur, whole genome shotgun sequence, a genomic segment contains:
- the HAND1 gene encoding heart- and neural crest derivatives-expressed protein 1 translates to MNLVGGYQHHHHHHHHHHMLHDPFLFGPAARCHQERAYFPGWVLNPAEVAPELAGQSPSYAPAEYGPAGQGRLEALSGRLGRRKGVGGPKKERRRTESINSAFAELRECIPNVPADTKLSKIKTLRLATSYIAYLMEVLAKDSQPGDTEGFKAELKKADGRENKRKRETQPEVYSQPLGHGEKKLKGRTGWPQQVWALELNP, encoded by the exons ATGAACCTGGTGGGGGGCtaccagcaccaccaccaccaccaccatcaccaccacatGCTGCACGACCCCTTTCTCTTCGGGCCGGCGGCGCGGTGCCACCAGGAGCGCGCCTACTTCCCCGGCTGGGTGCTCAACCCGGCCGAGGTGGCCCCCGAGCTCGCCGGGCAAAGCCCTAGCTACGCCCCCGCCGAGTACGGCCCGGCCGGCCAGGGGCGGCTGGAGGCTCTCAGCGGCCGCCTGGGCAGGCGGAAAGGGGTCGGGGGACCCAAGAAAGAGCGACGGAGGACGGAGAGCATCAACAGCGCCTTCGCCGAGCTCCGCGAGTGCATCCCCAACGTGCCCGCCGACACCAAGCTCTCCAAGATCAAGACCCTGCGCCTGGCCACCAGCTACATCGCCTACCTGATGGAGGTGCTGGCCAAGGACAGCCAGCCCGGGGACACCGAGGGCTTCAAAGCCGAGCTCAAGAAGGCCGACGGCAGGGAGAACAAGAGGAAACGGGAGACG CAGCCCGAGGTCTATTCGCAGCCTTTGGGCCACGGCGAGAAGAAGCTGAAGGGCCGGACGGGTTGGCCCCAGCAGGTCTGGGCTCTGGAACTGAACCCCTGa